The nucleotide window CCGGGCGTTCGGTGCACAGACACGGTACGTGTAAACACGAACACTTGACGCTTAGCTGACAAACCGCCAAACCGCTAAAATATCCAACCACCTACTCTAGCGTAGAAACTTGTTCCACATGCCCAAACAGGCTCACGTCCTCGCCGTCCCACGTGCCAAAACCCTGCGTATACGCCTCTGACAAATCCATCGTCACACCCTCGGCCGCGCGAAACAAAGCATCATGCGCATATTTGGTCATCCGAAGCGACGTGTTCTTCAAAGCGAGATCGAGCTGGAACTTGCTGAAGTAGAGTCTCCCGTTTCGGGCATTGCGCGAGACGCCCCATGCGCGGGACGTGGCGTCGGCTTGGAGGACCTCGTGGACGCCGTTTGGGTGCCAGATTGTGACGACGGCCACATCGTCTTGGTTGAAGCCGTGGATGTCGGGTTGGTTGATCCAGGCGTGGATGAAGATGCCGTTGGAGAGGTAGAGCCAGAAGGCGTACCAGTTTGTTAGTAGCATTTGGCCCCATTGGCGCTCAAGAAAGGCAAAGGACTGGGCGGGGTCGATTTGGAGGGATTTTCCTTTGACGGTGATGTTGCCGGATATTTGCATGTGTGGGTTTCCCTAGTGGCTGTGTGTTAGTGTTTTTTTCTTGGTCGTTTGGTACACGATGTGTTTTTCGCTTACCCAGTACCATGAGTATCCAGGCGGTACGATGGTGAAGTCGGATGGGCCGAGGGGCTCGAGTGTAATGTATCCGCTGCCGCCCATGTACACGTTCGGACCCGTTGGCTTAGCGTTGAGGCTGACGGCAACCTGTCCGTAGCTAAGAGAGAGGAACGTGTCTGTGTAGTTGTCCGAGCCTCGGGGACTGGAAAGATTTTGGTTGGGTGCCACAAGGTTCAAGAATTCGGCGCTTCCTGAGCCTGGTTCTGCGTATGTGGTCCCAGTCGAGGAGAAGTCGGATAGGTCTTCAGCGCCTAACATTCCAGCTATCATGTATCCTTGTTTGCCAGCACCGACGATGCCGATATTGGTAGTGACGTGGTACTTTGCACCATCAACAGTAGTTATCCAGGCCAGGTAGAACCAGCTTTACAGCGTCAATCAACCTTCAGGTGCTATAGAGATAAGATTCTATTATTTACCTATTGTATCCGGGTTGGTTCACATTCTGGAGTATTGCCATAGTCTCACGGACGTCATATCGTCCAGCAAGTGTCTAATTACCGGGTTATCATAAGGGACGACAAGACTTGAAATGGAGGAACGCACTCCATCATTTTGTCTTGTGCTCGGTGGGAAGTCTGCTGGAGCGAACGAAGGTATCTCGACTTTGCTAGGGAGAATAGATTGTCGAAAAACTGCTGGTGAAAAGGAAGGTATCTCTAACGTGTTGATGAGACCAGCTAGACATAGTGGAGCAAAGCCTAGTACCATGATGAGAGTCTTTAAACCAGAACAAAAGTTCCGAAAGTGGATGAACGGTGTAGAATTACTTGGTCTGATGAGATTGTGTCTAAGTACTTATATAACGAATATGCGCGGATATTCCGGATACAACAATTAGGATCTGAACCTCCGTTTCCGAGAAAACGTTTTTGTGGGGTTATTCGGAAGATCCGGATAGTTattgttggaaggccttgtacgatcgtacggtgaataacagtagctaagataatcttgtgtattggtattctggtgtatgatgattctacgaatgtgggggctacgaaggtatacatagcgttgggtccgagttgggccgaagtaggatcgaggcggtacattgggccttattaggcgacacaccgtgtgtatgccgacactggcaatcttttcttattgtaacgactgatgtaaggaaaaacgggtcttctaaaaagggcacaatgagagggattccaaataggcatatgtgcctactccgtaggtcgctgcacagatccctctactcggattgacagcttgttgctttcgatgaaacgttctaacgcgcgatttggtgttgctttcgtgaatgcgtccgcggggttgtcctctccgttgatccagcggatctcagtgatctcgcgacgctcgtatgactgccgaagcgccatgatgtcgatcatcagtcgcttctcagcagttgttccgagtttgacgaggcattcatacaaggagtatgaatccgtacacacaataagtgggatcggtggtagacctaggcgtcctgtaattatcttgagggttgttaggatagcgatagcgatgtcgacaccgctaaccatgccgtacgtttctgaggcaagaacgctccgggtaacgcgtttgcatttggtcgaactccaatggattacgttaccacgaatatcaaacgtgctgtcttgtcgactcgactcattcgcaaggataagtaggtaccctagctgtgagctaaggtcttggttgttcgcgaaggatccgtctgtgaacactaccagctttgctgtagcgaggtcgagagggacgtatcgcaggcctcgttgtatgctctcagattgccactgcagccggcggttaagcttcacgtattctgtgtccttaggttgttgtatttgcgcagccgcggaaagatcgaacgatgcttcaggttggcatatcgacgcaatgtacgcgccacgcgcgcgctgctccatgtacttctgtgctcggtttgctgccttcggatcaatgatttcgatcttggcaccttgtcccttctgcgtaagtagaatcgtgtctccgcgcaacgttagagtacatccgttgaactcgagtgatacttctttggacagtctctccttgggcttagctcgaaaattggctttctggagcgcagcgtcttctgcaccagagaatgcaggcgtcccaatcgcgagagtatcgtctgtctgcaggcccactattccaaacgcttcccgtctcccgttcgtgatcaggaggcacgggtcatacgttgatgtagccatgtcgagctccttgcagtggtgtccttggtacgtagcaaaccagtggactcctgcttccgcgattccatagagtggcttgattacgcgaataattgttcccttgggatactttgttataagctcctttgggaggtgcgctaaaaccgtgcggaatagctctgtttgtgcctgtgggtacgcttgcgtgatatctcgtagttccacaaccatgccctcatcgagtaatgcaggcgctagggctagaatcaggcgctggctggctcgttggatggttggcgactgcgtcaggatctcgtgtttgccctcgtcattgtaaccttgaacaacgaggcgtgatttctcgtacgggaccatggtcttgcctttgacttcgcggaccatgcgcgatttgaagatacgatacccgccgtgtagagttggatcaaacagctcaaaactgaatactccacggccgacgaggtcgtcgatctccttctgatcggatgcttcgaatggagcgcccgggacgttaatcacgccgtcattgcgtagcttgacggccagggcgtaatcgtcctcctccttcttcgacaggtactgcaccttgggcttgttctttgatccaggtgggcggccccgcttgcgcggctgagccgcttggttggcttccgccggtggtaccggtagtggcggttcatcagcaatcgcttcgtctgtggtcggagatccacctgtgccttgatctgcgccgtctatcgctgtagtcagatcgcgatagtacggttttacgacagtggatcggaacgtcgttgggccgttgatcatgtctacagtaacatcgtggtccttcatatcgatgactctatacggcccttgccatccattcttctcgcgccataccatcacctcactctgaagaggcagtgacagtaccccgtctgtagtaggcccattcctggtaccaagtgcgttgctcaccgcatgttccgctgcagccttccgcagcgccctcatcgctttctggattgcctccgcgcgatgggttatcgagggagatggtggtgaatccatggatatccgggggtatgctggtgtatactcgcggaatcggtcgaagttgttgtaggtgaggggaggttgctgactttggacgcgctgataggctggctgcggtgcggattcagttgtctctacaggctggcttcggattggttggttttgggctttctcaatcgtttttgctagctggtcctgaatctgttgttcttcctcaacggtctcctgtcgtccttgcacacgggcgtgggtctggtcttgatcgcgggtttgccgactgtctacgtctcggcctcttgtccttacaggcgtttgggttcggctctgggcctggcttgataatctcctgtctgtggactgtactgatccttcactgcgttgttgccgtagtgcccgctcttgcaacatgtgcgcagctgatcgtgtgtcaaacacagccgactggaatacgtcctgaggccattctaggtactcctccatgcgtaataacctagctagagactcactaggtgccatattaatacggccagtatacactccttaaagcggaggatccgctttagttcctttgtgtatattggctgggcacgtaggaacattgcctctgtccatccttcaaagtcctgacggaactcccaaaagagttcttcatctgctgttggtcgatctgtatagtccgcaatcgcacgcgcaatgtacgttgttgctgtagtaatccctacctcatcgtctggagcttcaaggttgtcctcccacatctctggatcgatgtgatgccattctcttggttttatgtttgtggtccctagtagcgcctctagtgtgggtaccactcttctactactgctcgccattcctactgccggcgtcctggctaccggtgctctttccgatgatgttctctctcctgccattgtgttcttgttgacgcttgttgcgctagctgcgttcgctagagatgcgtcggtggtcgtgggttgtacacgggtcaaatctcaaccggtcggttggcgcgtgtatagacggcgtcttggaacgcttctgatacggctgtaacggtcggtcgctagccacgaacgacgcctgatatagctaacagtgagcttagcatagataactccgccttgctgatataggcaatctagggaacgcgcggggtaaagaatctatctcttcttaacctaactgtctgtgactgccgtgcaatcactgatcagtgttggaaggccttgtacgatcgtacggtgaataacagtagctaaggtaatcttgtgtattggtattctggtgtatgatgattctacgaatgtgggggctacgaaggtatacatagcgttgggtccgagttgggccgaagtaggatcgaggcggtacattgggccttattaggcgacacaccgtgtgtatgccgacactggcactattagtagtagtatgactacctaatagagcgctctctaaggcacaacggtagtggtggtacagattcgtattgtattgactaaggagctattcacacgttcgtagatccgtgttgcgtgctGTCAGATAACAGGGTTCTGATGGGAATCATAATAATTGTGGTTGAACGTGTCTATTGTGGTGTGTGGTGCAGTCTCGTGGGGGATGAGACGGAAGGTCGCCCTGTCCTAGTCCCTCTTGGGACTAGGGGGTCTACGTAACGTGATGATCTCCAACTCCGTTGCCTTCCACCCAAAATCTACCTCATATCTGACacgtgcagctgcgtccaagctccccgctaggacccacctgcacgtgtcaccaatcatgtgactactcctccgcttgataccaccaagtcacttacggactgtattctcaacaaaaCTGATGATTATTGATAATTGTGTGTCCTCTCCGTCACGAAGTTGAGGGCTACGGGGGTATATATGTCGTTTGATCCGAGTTAGGCCAACGTAGGATTTAGGCTTTTACAAAGGGGGTCTCATCCCTTACCTAGGGGCATTGAGCCCCTCGGAAGGGTTTTTACCCCTTGCCTAGAGCCGAAGTAGGATACCCCTTCCATCTGACCCCTTCCATCTGACACTGTGATCCGACAATATCACAGAAATGTAAATGTTACAAAATCTTTACAAGCTTTAATGGACTACATCTCTAACTAATATCGTAATAATACCCAATACTTGTTGTTGCGCAACCTCTATTTTCAAAATGCCAATATCTGGTTGGGCGATGGTGTGACCCAACTTCAACACCAAGTAACTTCACAACTATGGTTCGGATTGAGGATGTGATAGACACCATCAAACTACGCAAATCAGGTGCTTCTTTTCCGTACCGCGCTGTCGCAAAATATATTCGAAGTTGACTGAACAACGTCGTCGCGAAGACACCAACATCTAAAGCTGCCGAGTGCAACATGGGCACAACAACAGCAAGCACTCAACCCACAACAGGAGCACAAGCTCATGCTATACATAGAAAGACATACTATACGTGGCTTGCCATCTTCAAGAAGAATAATACAAAATCTTGCAGGGCCGATAGCGAGACGGAAGGTCTCAGAAAGTTAGCTTACTCGGTGTCTATATCGCCATGCCGGCAAGCTCACCATCAAACGGATTAAACGAAACGCCAGCATCGATCACGACAAGCCCAAGGTGGAATAAAGAGAAAGACACAAATCATATCTTCACATGCTCCACTGAAGAATGCAAGAGTACGGCGCGTCGGGGATCGACATACACGGAATGCGATTGAGAAAGGCTTTGCTATTTGCGTCTTCCAACACATAAAAAAAGTTTTCACAAAGATATTTAAGGCTCCAGGACAGCTTCAAGAGGCTATAAACGATGGCAACTGGGAGTGGATTAAACTTATTGCTTGCGTAGGCACTTCCGGTAAGGCATTGTCACCGGCGCTAATTTACAAAAGCAAAACTAAGTTCGATCGAGCTGAGTTGACGACGTAGAACCCGAAAAACGCCAAATATTTTTTGCTAAATCCCCTTCGGAATTGTCAAATAATGACCTTGGATTGGCCTGGctcgaacaggtgtttgatcgccTCACGGAGGAGCAGGTAAGACGCCCATGGCGGCtcctcatccttgatggccatgaCAACCACCTTATGGCCGTTGTTATCAACTTGTGCGTTTCAAAGAAGCTCCTTTTGGCGGGGTTTTTTCGTCACATGCAACTCGTACCCGCCAGCCGCTCAATGTCGCCTTGTTCTCGCCGCTTATTTCTAACTATTCTCGCCAGGTTATGCGTTAGATTCGAAAGTCACAAGCCCTGGTAAGCCTTCAAGAGAGTGACTTCTAGTGGATCTTTTGGGCAGCGTAGAGCAGGCATACAATGGCTATTGATAGCATTAAGAAGAGTTTTCTGACCACAGGCGTGTGGCCTATGGGTGCTGAGATAATCCTCGAACGcgtcgac belongs to Pyrenophora tritici-repentis strain M4 chromosome 10, whole genome shotgun sequence and includes:
- a CDS encoding CrtC multi-domain protein — protein: MVLGFAPLCLAGLINTLEIPSFSPAVFRQSILPSKVEIPSFAPADFPPSTRQNDGTLAGRYDVRETMAILQNVNQPGYNSWFYLAWITTVDGAKYHVTTNIGIVGAGKQGYMIAGMLGAEDLSDFSSTGTTYAEPGSGSAEFLNLVAPNQNLSSPRGSDNYTDTFLSLSYGQVAVSLNAKPTGPNVYMGGSGYITLEPLGPSDFTIVPPGYSWYWGNPHMQISGNITVKGKSLQIDPAQSFAFLERQWGQMLLTNWYAFWLYLSNGIFIHAWINQPDIHGFNQDDVAVVTIWHPNGVHEVLQADATSRAWGVSRNARNGRLYFSKFQLDLALKNTSLRMTKYAHDALFRAAEGVTMDLSEAYTQGFGTWDGEDVSLFGHVEQVSTLE